A DNA window from Stutzerimonas stutzeri contains the following coding sequences:
- a CDS encoding DNA-binding protein — protein MRALETVLGGAEKTNHRDLKEIEETEGGRAEGQLQLSEQLVSLVSHLADQLVEEAEASIAQEREHLARERLDYQNQIRQAEAHIQQLESQFARLAEQLNVAQQALNQAQHQHQLAQLDYVRLTQANDDKDARLAALSVLPGRSGQPAQSL, from the coding sequence ATGCGAGCACTGGAGACAGTGCTGGGGGGAGCAGAAAAAACTAACCACCGAGACCTAAAAGAGATCGAGGAGACCGAAGGGGGCAGGGCAGAGGGCCAGCTTCAGCTCAGCGAGCAATTGGTCAGCCTGGTGAGCCATCTCGCTGATCAGCTAGTGGAAGAAGCCGAGGCTTCGATAGCCCAGGAACGAGAGCATCTGGCACGGGAGCGGCTCGACTACCAGAATCAGATCAGGCAAGCCGAAGCCCATATCCAGCAGCTGGAAAGCCAGTTCGCAAGGCTTGCGGAGCAGCTCAATGTCGCGCAGCAAGCCCTGAACCAAGCACAGCATCAACACCAGCTGGCCCAGCTGGATTATGTCCGGCTGACCCAAGCTAACGATGACAAAGACGCGCGCCTAGCAGCGTTGTCAGTCCTTCCAGGGCGAAGCGGACAACCTGCGCAAAGCCTCTGA